The sequence below is a genomic window from Anaerosporomusa subterranea.
AAATGGCTAAGAAGAAAGATATATACGTCGTTGTTGATAATACGTTCTTGACACCGTATCTGCAGCGGCCGCTTGAGCTTGGCGCTGATCTTGTGGTACACAGCGCGACAAAATATCTTGCCGGACATAATGATGTTATCTGCGGCTTGGTCGTGAGCCGCAACAAACAGCTAGGTGAACGTATCCGGTTTATTCAGAACTCAACAGGCGGGATACTAGGGCCTAATGACAGTTGGCTGCTGATTCGCGGCATGAAAACATTGGCTTTGCGCATGGACAAGCACTGCCAAAATGCACAGGCGTTGGCAGAGTGGCTTCAAAAGCAAGAACAGGTTGAGACAGTATACTATCCCGGGTTGCCACAGCATCCGGGCAAGCATATTCAAGAGCAACAGGCAACAGGATATGGGGGGATGTTATCTTTTACTGTGCGCGACTCGAGGTTGGCGCCACATATTTTGAAGCGAGTGAAGCTACTGCAATTTGCGGAAAGCCTGGGAGGAGTGGAATCATTAATCACATTCCCCGCTGTTCAGACGCACGCAGATATTCCGCCTGAGGTGCGGAATCGGCTGGGAATCACGGACTGCTTGCTGCGAGTATCAGTAGGGATTGAAGACATTGACGATATTATTGCTGATTTTGAGCAGGCATTTGCCGATTAGTAGATTAATTTAATTGATGATACCCGCGATAGTGTTTGGCGTTGGATGATCATGGTGGTAATAGGTGGTGAAAACATGTTAGATGTTGTGATTGCGAATGGTATTCTGGTTGATCCAGAGAAACTTGTTCGATATCCGGCTAATATCGGTATAGTTGACGGCAAGATTGCGACTATTACCCAGAATAATCTTCACGGTGTTCAAGAATTCGACGCTTCCGGCAGGATAGTCTGCCCTGGGTTCATCGATATTCATGGGCATGTCGATTTAGACGAGTATTGTGGCGAACTTTCGCTGCGACAGGGGATTACGACAACTGTAGGTGGTAATTGTGGAGCGAGTCCGTTAGATATAGATGCCTTTTTTACGCTACAGGAGAAGAATGGCTTTATCATCAACCAGGCTGAATTTATCGGGCATTCAATCCACTTGAGAAACTCGGTAGGCGCTATTGACCCTCTCAAGCCAGCTACTCCTGAGCAATTATCGCGCATGGAATATTTGGTGGAAAAGGGATTTGAAGATGGTGCGTGCGGACTGTCGTTAGGATTGGGCTACGCACCAGGAAGTTCAAATGAGGAAGTCCTTCGCTTGAGCAGAATTGCTGCCAGATATGGGCGAATTGTCGCTGTAGACACACGGATGCTCACAGGTACTGACATGTATTCGCTTGTCGAAGCAATTTCTATTGCGCGGCAAACCGGGGCTCGCATTCAAATATCACATCTTGTGTATCAGTATGGAACGGGCGTTGTCGATGAGGCGCTGGCTGTCATCAACAGAGCCCGGTCTGACGGCATGGACATACGATTTGACAGTGGGATGTATACGCCATGGGCTACGCATATCGGCGCCGCTCTCTTTAATGAGGACTATATGGAGACGAACGGTTGGGATCTGAAGGACATTTTGGTTGTTACCGGCCAGTATAATGGAAAACGCTTGAACCAGGAGATCTACCGCGAGCTTCGCGACAGCGCTCCGCATACGGCGGTCGTAGTTTTTACCGGCATTGAAGAGGAAATCTATTTGGCGTTAAATCATCCATTTGCGATGCCCTCCACCGATACCGGCGCATATGCCCCTGGTGAGGGTCATCCGCAAATCGCGGGGAGTTTCCCGCGCTATTTTAAAAAGATGGTTACCGAGCGATATCAATTAAATTTGATGGAAGCAGTCCGCAAGGCAACCTTATTGCCAGCTGAAACTCTGGGACTGGATTGTAAGGGACGGCTGCGGGAGGGCATGGACGCAGATGTAGTGGTATTCGATATTCATACTATCGCTGATAAGGCGGATTTTGGACTGCCTGATGCTCCGCCAGTTGGAATTGACTACGTCTTTGTCAATGGCCGGCTAGCAATTGATCGTGGCAATTTAGTAGACACTCACGCCGGGAAAGCGGTTCGATGTATAAAGCCGATGTATGATTATCAAATTTAAACTGTTTATAAACTATGTGGGAGAATATTGATGCTGAAAC
It includes:
- a CDS encoding trans-sulfuration enzyme family protein, with protein sequence MKINTQLVHVGVGSDAKTGAITTPIYQSATFRHPALGQSTGFDYSRTQNPTRKVLEEAIAVLEGGSDGFAFASGMAAITAVLMLFKTDDHIVVVEDCYGGTYRILDKVFTNFGLKVSFVDATCLDEIENSLTPSTRCILIETPTNPLMKIVDIRAIVKMAKKKDIYVVVDNTFLTPYLQRPLELGADLVVHSATKYLAGHNDVICGLVVSRNKQLGERIRFIQNSTGGILGPNDSWLLIRGMKTLALRMDKHCQNAQALAEWLQKQEQVETVYYPGLPQHPGKHIQEQQATGYGGMLSFTVRDSRLAPHILKRVKLLQFAESLGGVESLITFPAVQTHADIPPEVRNRLGITDCLLRVSVGIEDIDDIIADFEQAFAD